In Williamsoniiplasma luminosum, the genomic stretch AACAACTGATTAATTTGCTTAATTTAAAAGATATTGATGTTGTTGATCAAAGAGCAGAAGTGTTTTCAATTGAACATCAAGAAGAATTTGATCTGGTCATTTCACGAGCAGTTGCTTATCTAGATATCATTTTAGAAATCGGTGTGCAAATGCTCAAAATTGATGGATATTTCGTCCTATTAAAAGGTCCTAAAGCTGAAGAAGAAATCAAAAATATGGGGAATAAAGATCAAAAAATGAAACTAGAACTTGTTCAAAAACAAGTTCTAGTTGATGTTGGTTTTGGTAGCAGAACCAATTTGTTTTATCAAAAAAAGGCCAAAACACCTAAAGAATATCCCCGTAAATATGCCCAAATTAAGAAAGATTCAAAGCAAAATTAAGTTTTTTAAGTAATTTATAGTTATTAATATAAGATAAATTCAAGATCGTAAGATTAATAAAAATAAAAATTCGGGAGGTTTTTATGAATAAAACAAAATTTGAAGGAACATATAAAGCTGGAGTTATAGTTTCGATCGTCGGAGCGTCTATTTCACTTGCGTGAGTTGCACTTTTTGGCTTAATTGCCGCTATTGGCATGGGTGTTTTCAAAAACATTGGCAGTGGGTTTGGATTGGCCACACTGATTATCTGTATAATAGGAATAATTCCAAGTATTTTAATTTTAATTTTTGGAGCTAAAAGCTTAAAAGATAAATCAGCAGATAAAAGAATCGCAATTGGGATTATGTCGATTATTTTCGGAGTATTGTTAATAATTTTTGTTTTTGGAATTATTCTTTTAGTTGGTGGGATCATGATGTTATCTGCATCCAAAGAAATAACATACAATGACAATCCTCAAAACATGACTGAATAAAATAATATTAAATTCAAACAAAAAATTTAAAAAATTACCAAATTGGTAATTTTTTTAACTAAATATTAAATCAGGGTGATTATCAAAACAACAAAATTAATTTGTTGATCGAATTATTTAACAAAACAATTGAGATTATAATAAAAAAACTTTTTCTACCAATATCTTTATTAAAGAATAGGTCTTTTTTTGATGTAAAATATTAATCATAATATCAATACACAAAAGATATTATAGTATTTAAAAAGAAGGGGGAGGTTTAAATGAAAACAAAATTTGAAGGGTTATATAAATCTGGATTAATATTAACAATTCTCGGTGCTGCTTTAACAATAGCCTTGATTGCAATCATTGCATCAATTTTTATTGCAACTGGTGCTTCTACAAACGTTGATTGATATGTCGATCTAGCTGTTATGACGTACTTATGATTAATCACATTTGTTGTGATCTTAGTCCCGTGTCTTTTAATTATCGTTTTTTCGAGCATATCCCTAAAAAGACAATCACCATACCAAACAATTCCGATTGCGGTATTATCAATTATTTTTGGAAATATTGTTGGAATGATTGGTGCAATTTTGATGCTATGTGCTCCCCAAGACCAAGCAAATGCACCACCAGCACAACCAACTATTGAGTCAAACACCAATTAACATGTGTTATAAAATCGAAAAGATTTATCATTTTTGATAAATCTTTTTTTTAACATCATTTTGAAAATGATGTTAAAAATTGATGGATAAAATGTCCAAAACACTACTGCAATATGTTTGAGTATTCAAACAATTTAGAGATATAAAATTATATTAATGTATAATTAATAAGTTATTTAGGGGGTATATATGCAAAAAACAGAATTTGAACAAAAATATAAAACAGGATTAATTTTAATGATCATTGGAGCTTCTATGACCTTGATTTTTTCATTTATTTTTCTTTTTATTCCCAACATTCTTATTTTAGTTTGGGCAAGCCAAAGTCTAAAAACTCAATCAATGGAAAAAAAGGTTCCACTAGCAGTTCTATCAATTCTATTTGGTGCTATTTTAGGAATTATTGGTGGAATTATGATGCTAGTAGCGCAAGAAACAATAATTAAAACAGAGGCACCAATTAAAGAGATTGGGGAATCACAATAATGGCATTACAAGTTGGAATCGTTGGTTTACCAAATGTGGGAAAATCTACCCTGTTTAATGCAATTACTAACTCTAAAGTGGAAGCTGCAAATTATCCTTTTGCAACAATCGAACCAAATGTGGGAGTAGTTGAAGTTCCTGATAAAAGACTAGATCGCTTAAAAGAGATTTTTGGTTCTAAAAAACGTGTGGCAACAACAATTGAATTTGTTGATATTGCAGGTTTAATTGCTGGAGCTTCAAAAGGTGAAGGTTTAGGAAATGCTTTTTTAGCCAACATTAGAGAAACTAATGCAATTTGTCAAGTTGTGAGATGTTTTGATAATAAAGATATTACTCATGTTGAGGGAAGTGTGGACCCAATTCGTGATATTGAAATTATCAATTTAGAATTAATGCTAGCTGATGAAGCGACAATCAAAAAACGTATTGAGCGTATCGCTGCCAAAGTTCGATCAAATGATAAATTAAGCAAAGAAGAAAATGATGTTCTCCTTAAATGCAAAACCCATTTAGAAAATAATTTAATGTTAAATTCTTTAACATTAACAGAAGAAGAAACTAAAGTTTTACAAGGGTTTCAATTACTAACTTCAAAACCATTTATTTACGTTGTTAATGTCAATGATGATGAAATTTCAATTGATAATGACTATGTTAAAAAAGTGCAAGAATATGCAAGTAAACAAGGCTTTAAAGTTGTTAAAATTTCTGCCAAAATCGAAGAAGATTTATCTGAAGCTGATGAAGAAGAAAGACTAG encodes the following:
- the rsmG gene encoding 16S rRNA (guanine(527)-N(7))-methyltransferase RsmG gives rise to the protein MFNNWKIFDEYKNLKLTDVIKTQLNQYYDFLVSENEKYNLTRITSENEVFEKHFLDSLLFTQEINLENQTIADIGTGPGFPGVVLKIFFPNLKITLIESNNKKVLFLKQLINLLNLKDIDVVDQRAEVFSIEHQEEFDLVISRAVAYLDIILEIGVQMLKIDGYFVLLKGPKAEEEIKNMGNKDQKMKLELVQKQVLVDVGFGSRTNLFYQKKAKTPKEYPRKYAQIKKDSKQN
- the ychF gene encoding redox-regulated ATPase YchF, with protein sequence MALQVGIVGLPNVGKSTLFNAITNSKVEAANYPFATIEPNVGVVEVPDKRLDRLKEIFGSKKRVATTIEFVDIAGLIAGASKGEGLGNAFLANIRETNAICQVVRCFDNKDITHVEGSVDPIRDIEIINLELMLADEATIKKRIERIAAKVRSNDKLSKEENDVLLKCKTHLENNLMLNSLTLTEEETKVLQGFQLLTSKPFIYVVNVNDDEISIDNDYVKKVQEYASKQGFKVVKISAKIEEDLSEADEEERLAFLHELGADQTGLESLIQAAYETLGLQTYFTAGPQEAHSWQFKKGMTAPQAAGIIHTDFEKGFIKADVYNVKDLFELGTEKAVKENGKMRLEGKQYIMQDGDVCFFKFNV